A genomic stretch from Methanothrix sp. includes:
- the iorB gene encoding indolepyruvate ferredoxin oxidoreductase subunit beta, translating into MRTSKCDMVIVGVGGQGVILISEIIGRAALRAGIPVRAAETHGMAQRGGSVINHTRLGCVYGPMVPEGGADILLALEPAEALRYGRYLSRGGVALVNTKPVLPTTVTTGQFRYPDIEEILAPLRSVARVIAINATEIAERAGNPQTANIVMLGAMSRFMPIEEALLLDALRDSVPGKYIDANVRAFELGKAEVSG; encoded by the coding sequence ATGAGGACATCGAAGTGCGATATGGTGATAGTTGGTGTTGGTGGACAGGGCGTGATCCTCATCTCGGAGATCATAGGCAGGGCGGCGCTCAGGGCGGGCATTCCTGTGAGGGCTGCAGAGACACACGGAATGGCACAGCGCGGCGGGAGCGTCATAAACCACACACGTCTAGGATGTGTCTACGGCCCGATGGTCCCCGAGGGCGGCGCAGATATCCTCCTGGCTCTGGAGCCGGCTGAAGCCCTCAGATACGGCAGGTACCTTTCCAGAGGCGGTGTCGCTCTGGTGAACACAAAGCCCGTGCTTCCCACCACCGTCACCACAGGACAGTTCAGGTACCCGGATATCGAGGAGATACTCGCTCCTCTGAGAAGCGTCGCACGGGTGATAGCCATAAATGCAACAGAGATCGCAGAGAGGGCTGGAAATCCACAGACAGCGAACATCGTGATGCTTGGAGCCATGTCCAGATTCATGCCGATCGAGGAGGCTCTGCTCCTGGATGCGCTCAGGGACTCTGTTCCGGGGAAGTACATCGATGCCAACGTGAGGGCTTTCGAGCTGGGAAAGGCTGAAGTATCCGGATAG